From the Desulfovibrio sp. Fe33 genome, one window contains:
- a CDS encoding sigma-54-dependent transcriptional regulator produces MANVLIIDDDQPTCDALTELVRNIGHKADFALTAGEGVEKAEEGDFDVVFLDVRLPDANGLSILPTLRQRPLPPEVIILTGLGDPDGAELAIRNGAWDYLQKPLSPKEILLPLQRVLKYRDTLRHHAKLPETFDRSGIAGTSPAITSALEKLASAARSDAGVLITGETGTGKELFARALHNNSSRAAGPFIVVDCAAIPATLLESTLFGHVKGAFTGADRACEGLVLKANKGTLFLDEIGEMSLDLQKRLLRVLQEKRYRPVGANHEEQSDFRLVAATHRNLGKMVDEGDFRQDLLYRLGAMVIELPPLRDRQEDIAKLAESIVQRICGKYGIPPKVLNCEVVQAFSAYEWPGNVRELGNVLESSIAAAYEMPELYVHNLPEQLRIRMLKKSMSKEGGTAACRQDELSNAEIDDASRTDETMLPYKSFRQEVLAKAEKRYFSKLIEVCGGDIKLASNVSGLGKSRLYSQLKKYGLEKD; encoded by the coding sequence GGGGAAGGGGTCGAAAAGGCCGAAGAAGGCGATTTCGACGTGGTTTTCCTGGACGTGCGCCTTCCCGACGCCAACGGACTGAGCATTCTGCCCACTCTGCGGCAACGCCCCCTCCCGCCCGAAGTCATCATCCTGACCGGGCTGGGCGACCCCGACGGCGCGGAGCTGGCCATCCGCAACGGGGCCTGGGACTATCTGCAAAAGCCCTTGTCGCCCAAGGAAATACTGCTGCCCCTGCAAAGAGTGCTGAAATACCGCGACACGCTGCGCCACCACGCCAAGCTTCCCGAGACCTTCGACCGCAGCGGCATAGCCGGAACCAGCCCCGCCATCACCAGCGCGCTGGAGAAACTGGCCTCGGCCGCCAGGAGCGACGCGGGCGTCCTCATCACCGGCGAAACCGGCACGGGCAAGGAGCTGTTCGCCAGGGCGCTGCACAACAACAGCAGCCGCGCCGCCGGGCCGTTCATCGTGGTCGATTGCGCCGCCATTCCCGCCACCCTGCTGGAAAGCACTCTGTTCGGCCACGTCAAGGGCGCGTTCACGGGTGCCGACAGAGCGTGCGAAGGGCTGGTTCTCAAGGCGAACAAAGGCACCCTCTTCCTGGACGAAATAGGCGAAATGTCCCTGGACCTGCAAAAACGCCTTTTGCGCGTCCTTCAGGAAAAACGATACCGCCCTGTGGGCGCAAACCATGAGGAGCAAAGCGATTTCCGCCTGGTGGCCGCCACCCATCGCAACCTGGGCAAAATGGTGGACGAGGGGGATTTCCGCCAGGACCTCCTCTACCGGCTGGGGGCCATGGTCATCGAACTGCCCCCCCTTCGCGACAGGCAGGAGGACATCGCGAAACTCGCGGAGAGCATCGTCCAGCGAATCTGCGGCAAATACGGCATACCGCCCAAGGTGCTCAACTGTGAGGTCGTCCAAGCCTTCTCGGCCTACGAATGGCCGGGCAACGTCCGGGAGTTGGGCAACGTATTGGAAAGTTCCATAGCGGCGGCCTACGAAATGCCCGAGTTGTACGTCCACAACCTGCCGGAGCAACTGCGTATCCGTATGCTCAAGAAATCCATGTCCAAGGAAGGCGGAACCGCCGCGTGCCGCCAGGACGAGTTGAGCAACGCGGAAATCGACGACGCCTCCCGGACGGACGAAACGATGCTCCCCTACAAGTCCTTCCGGCAAGAAGTGCTCGCCAAGGCGGAAAAGCGTTATTTTTCCAAGCTGATCGAGGTCTGCGGCGGGGACATAAAGCTGGCGTCCAATGTCTCCGGATTGGGCAAAAGCCGCCTGTATTCGCAACTCAAAAAATACGGACTGGAAAAGGACTGA